The proteins below are encoded in one region of Sphingobium yanoikuyae:
- a CDS encoding CapA family protein: protein MLSKILRRRAVRSLSLAGAALMLTAPIAAHAEEEESGGQLSTSRVPTSPIAGDFSFAAVGDLIYLRPMLATIEQQSPDMLRILRGADVTFGNFETTALDLKTFKGSPQAESGGTWMLADPAVPADVAKMGIDIVGHANNHATDWGVEGLYDTLALLDGAHIVHAGTGRSMTAARAPAYYDGPHGRVGLVSATTSFTPMSPASDPLGQVPGRGGANTIRSVEVGLVSDTDLATIARLAGTKAGAPVKMKGREYRATTTPTAPMTIEYDLNARDIAANMLAVRQAKQNGNFAVFSLHNHEPGNASQTPANFAQGLAHQAIDAGADAYVGHGPHQLRGIEIYKGKPIFYSLGNFAMMNNSLDDLPADMYDQFGITPGSVTAPELLQARGAKEFGDPNLYETVIAVSHYKDGQLSEIRLYPVDLGVNATGAGKGVPHLADATVGARILERLQRLSAPFGTKIETVKGVGVIRVAASRP, encoded by the coding sequence ATGCTGTCCAAGATTCTTCGCCGCCGCGCGGTGCGCAGCCTGTCGCTGGCCGGCGCCGCGCTGATGCTGACCGCGCCGATCGCGGCCCATGCCGAGGAAGAGGAAAGCGGCGGCCAGCTGTCGACTAGCCGCGTGCCGACCAGCCCGATCGCCGGCGATTTCAGCTTCGCGGCGGTGGGCGACCTCATCTATCTGCGTCCAATGCTGGCGACGATCGAGCAGCAGTCGCCCGACATGCTGCGCATCCTGCGCGGCGCGGACGTGACCTTCGGCAATTTCGAGACGACCGCGCTCGACCTCAAGACCTTCAAGGGCTCGCCGCAGGCGGAGTCGGGCGGCACCTGGATGCTGGCCGATCCCGCCGTCCCGGCCGATGTGGCGAAGATGGGCATCGACATTGTTGGCCATGCCAACAACCACGCCACCGACTGGGGCGTGGAGGGGCTGTATGATACGCTGGCGCTGCTCGACGGCGCGCATATCGTCCATGCCGGCACCGGCCGTTCGATGACCGCGGCCCGCGCGCCGGCCTATTATGACGGGCCGCATGGCCGCGTCGGGCTGGTGTCGGCCACCACCAGCTTCACGCCGATGTCGCCGGCCTCCGATCCACTGGGCCAGGTGCCCGGCCGTGGCGGCGCCAACACCATCCGCAGCGTCGAGGTCGGCCTGGTGTCCGATACCGACCTGGCGACGATCGCCCGGCTGGCGGGCACCAAGGCGGGGGCGCCGGTCAAGATGAAGGGCCGCGAATATCGGGCGACGACAACCCCGACCGCGCCGATGACGATCGAATATGATCTCAATGCCAGGGATATCGCCGCCAACATGCTGGCCGTGCGCCAGGCTAAGCAGAATGGCAATTTCGCCGTCTTCTCGCTGCACAATCACGAGCCTGGCAATGCCAGCCAGACGCCCGCCAATTTCGCCCAGGGTCTGGCCCATCAGGCGATCGATGCCGGCGCGGACGCCTATGTCGGCCATGGCCCGCACCAGCTGCGCGGGATCGAGATCTACAAGGGCAAGCCGATCTTCTATTCGCTCGGCAACTTCGCGATGATGAACAACAGCCTGGATGACCTGCCGGCCGACATGTACGACCAGTTCGGCATCACGCCGGGCAGCGTGACCGCGCCCGAACTGCTGCAGGCGCGCGGCGCGAAGGAATTTGGCGATCCCAACCTCTATGAAACGGTGATCGCGGTGAGCCATTACAAGGATGGCCAGCTGAGTGAAATCCGCCTCTATCCCGTCGACCTGGGCGTCAACGCGACGGGCGCGGGCAAGGGCGTGCCGCACCTGGCCGATGCCACCGTGGGCGCGCGCATCCTGGAACGGCTGCAGCGCCTGTCCGCGCCCTTCGGCACGAAGATCGAGACGGTCAAGGGCGTGGGCGTGATCCGCGTGGCAGCTTCGCGCCCCTGA
- a CDS encoding ATP-binding protein gives MRRLSSSLRLRLTGAVMMPLTALVLVFSVITALVNHNTEADTVDRVLVGSVRTLSLAYNSPPADQKRLVPLVIHLLQRRARPVVHYSVYRGDRLVAGDPSLKPPADYRADWDGVTDRHPPATFKNAYRKTPLVRGYLDPADAHYVTQAAYLRSGTLHGKPVRIATEMRRAYGDDRLIAIQIADYLDDRSAYERLFLRQVLLVGVAVLLVTGLLFWWAIRWGLRPLSDLTGQVEAARREASPAFRMEMADATPVEIKPFVAAFNGLMARLERATNSLRQFTSNASHQMRTPLAVARVHLDVLDRYGAASPQGKAALQDIPHAIDSLEQLLRQLIALARSEEDGDMRMGPFDLSEVAADVIADRAAQAPADIEIGYDKAMVGPAMAVGQPGLAAELIGNLLDNAIRYNRPGGTVTVHLYRREGQAMVDIDDDGPGIPEAQREKVWDRFYRMPGNSATPGTGLGLPIARALADRMGAQISLADGRTGRGLCVTIAFRAE, from the coding sequence ATGCGCAGATTGTCTTCCTCGCTGCGGCTGCGCCTGACCGGCGCGGTGATGATGCCGCTGACGGCGCTGGTGCTGGTCTTTTCCGTCATCACCGCATTGGTCAATCACAATACCGAGGCGGACACGGTCGACCGCGTGCTGGTTGGGTCGGTCCGCACGCTCAGCCTGGCCTATAACAGCCCGCCGGCCGACCAGAAGCGGCTGGTGCCGCTGGTCATCCACCTGCTCCAGCGTCGCGCCCGGCCGGTGGTCCATTACAGCGTCTATCGTGGCGACAGGCTGGTCGCCGGCGATCCCAGCCTGAAGCCGCCTGCCGACTATCGCGCGGACTGGGACGGCGTGACCGATCGCCATCCGCCCGCGACCTTCAAGAATGCCTATCGCAAGACGCCGCTGGTGCGCGGCTATCTCGATCCGGCGGACGCCCATTATGTCACCCAGGCGGCCTATCTGCGCAGCGGCACGCTGCACGGCAAGCCGGTGCGGATCGCGACCGAGATGCGCCGCGCCTATGGCGATGACAGGCTGATCGCGATCCAGATTGCCGACTATCTGGATGATCGGTCCGCCTATGAACGACTGTTCCTGCGCCAGGTACTGCTGGTCGGCGTCGCGGTGCTGCTGGTCACCGGGCTGCTCTTCTGGTGGGCGATCCGCTGGGGGCTGCGGCCGCTGTCGGACCTGACGGGGCAGGTGGAGGCCGCCCGGCGCGAGGCGTCGCCGGCTTTCCGCATGGAAATGGCGGACGCCACGCCGGTCGAGATCAAGCCGTTCGTCGCGGCCTTCAACGGGCTGATGGCGCGGCTGGAGCGGGCGACCAATTCGCTGCGGCAGTTCACCTCCAACGCCTCGCACCAGATGCGCACGCCACTCGCCGTGGCGCGGGTCCATCTCGACGTGCTCGATCGCTATGGCGCGGCCTCGCCACAGGGCAAGGCAGCGTTGCAGGACATTCCCCACGCCATCGACAGCCTGGAGCAATTGCTGCGCCAGCTGATCGCGCTCGCCCGCAGCGAGGAGGATGGCGACATGCGCATGGGGCCGTTCGATCTGTCCGAGGTTGCCGCGGACGTGATTGCCGATCGCGCTGCCCAGGCGCCGGCCGATATCGAGATCGGCTATGACAAGGCGATGGTCGGTCCGGCCATGGCAGTCGGCCAGCCGGGGCTGGCGGCGGAGCTGATCGGCAATCTGCTCGACAATGCGATCCGCTACAACCGGCCGGGCGGTACAGTGACCGTCCATCTCTATCGCCGCGAGGGGCAGGCGATGGTCGATATCGACGATGATGGTCCGGGCATTCCCGAGGCGCAGCGCGAAAAGGTGTGGGACCGTTTCTACCGCATGCCGGGCAACAGCGCGACGCCGGGCACTGGCCTTGGCCTGCCGATCGCCCGCGCGCTCGCCGACCGGATGGGCGCGCAGATCAGCCTGGCCGACGGACGGACCGGCCGAGGGTTGTGCGTCACCATCGCGTTTCGCGCCGAATAG
- a CDS encoding response regulator transcription factor, producing MRLLLVEDDERLARGIMASLEGAGFAVDILTSGEDALRLADQEPYSAIILDLGLPDLDGLEVLSRLRARGARTPIIILTARDMIDDRINGLDRGADDYMAKPFDPRELESRVRALVRRSQGTLDPVLRIGTLTFDRSSRTVYLEGSMIDLRRRELAVLETLMGRPGKVVAKERLSAEVFNFDDAVTPNALEVYVGRLRRKLQPSGPSIRTIRGLGYMIEAA from the coding sequence ATGCGTTTGTTGCTGGTGGAAGATGATGAGCGTCTGGCGCGGGGGATCATGGCCTCGCTGGAAGGCGCGGGCTTTGCCGTCGACATATTGACCAGCGGCGAGGATGCGCTGCGGCTGGCCGATCAGGAACCCTATAGCGCAATCATCCTGGACCTGGGCCTGCCCGATCTGGACGGCCTGGAAGTGCTCAGCCGGCTGCGCGCGCGCGGCGCGCGGACGCCGATCATCATCCTGACCGCACGCGACATGATCGACGACCGGATCAATGGTCTGGATCGCGGGGCCGACGATTATATGGCCAAGCCGTTCGACCCGCGCGAACTGGAATCGCGGGTTCGCGCGCTGGTGCGGCGCAGCCAGGGCACGCTCGATCCGGTGCTGCGCATCGGCACGCTGACCTTCGACCGGTCCAGCCGCACCGTCTATCTGGAAGGCAGCATGATCGACCTGCGCCGACGCGAACTGGCGGTGCTGGAAACGCTGATGGGCCGGCCGGGCAAGGTGGTGGCCAAGGAAAGGCTGTCGGCCGAAGTGTTCAACTTCGACGATGCCGTCACGCCCAATGCTCTGGAGGTCTATGTCGGCCGCCTGCGCCGCAAGTTGCAGCCGTCAGGCCCGTCGATCCGCACGATCCGCGGTCTGGGCTATATGATCGAAGCGGCCTGA
- a CDS encoding serine hydrolase domain-containing protein produces MTTVRSSLAGALICMAAALPAAAMAQSASPAPADAASLARLDALFARWNSKTAPGCAVAVSRDGQAIATRAYGMASLELGVALTPDSIFEAGSDSKQFTAAATLMLAHDGKLSLDDDIRKVVPEMPDYGTPVTIRHLLHHTSGLRDWGSVAAIEGWPRNSRTADNQDMLNIVARQKELNFAPGSHYLYSNSNYNLLAIIVARVSGQSLADFTQDHIFKPLGMTHTRWRDDHGDVVPGRTGAYEFDDGVYRNDQVIEDAYGNGGLLTTVGDLVKWQAALDADTFGTGFTAEMQTPTKLNDGTPIAYALALVNLDHHGQQEVSHSGSTGGYRAWMARYPQQKLAVSLLCNTGNADTPMLGRDVADIFLPAYKAKTYTPKGPLPSGTYADGMTGFPVRFDSDDKGNLRADGRVLTPVGPGRWAQREDIFAFSKTGLTLEHREGEKIAYRKVDAVTAFDAKPYVGRFCGVDTFACLSFKQQGDTLTYSGPRWYNTPLSPAYADVFTGEAAPGAGRITVKFERDASGAVTALRFGEGRAYDVAFRRVAD; encoded by the coding sequence ATGACGACCGTTCGGTCCTCGCTCGCGGGGGCGCTCATCTGCATGGCTGCGGCACTGCCCGCTGCCGCCATGGCGCAATCGGCCAGCCCGGCCCCGGCTGATGCCGCGTCGCTCGCCCGCCTCGACGCGCTGTTTGCGCGCTGGAACAGCAAGACCGCCCCCGGCTGCGCCGTCGCCGTCTCGCGCGATGGCCAGGCGATCGCCACCCGCGCCTATGGCATGGCCAGCCTGGAACTGGGCGTCGCCCTCACCCCGGACAGCATCTTCGAGGCCGGATCGGACTCCAAGCAGTTCACCGCCGCCGCGACCCTGATGCTTGCACACGATGGCAAGCTGTCTCTGGACGATGATATCCGCAAGGTCGTGCCGGAAATGCCCGATTACGGCACCCCGGTTACGATCCGCCACCTGCTGCACCACACCAGCGGCCTGCGCGACTGGGGTTCGGTCGCCGCGATCGAGGGCTGGCCGCGCAACAGCCGCACCGCCGACAATCAGGACATGCTGAACATCGTCGCGCGCCAGAAGGAACTGAACTTCGCGCCCGGCAGCCATTATCTCTACAGCAACAGCAACTATAACCTGCTCGCCATCATCGTCGCGCGGGTCAGCGGCCAGTCGCTCGCCGACTTCACCCAGGATCATATCTTCAAGCCGCTAGGCATGACCCACACACGCTGGCGCGACGACCATGGCGATGTCGTGCCGGGCCGCACCGGCGCCTATGAATTTGACGATGGCGTCTATCGCAACGACCAGGTGATCGAGGACGCCTATGGCAATGGCGGCCTGCTGACCACGGTCGGCGACCTGGTGAAGTGGCAGGCGGCGCTCGACGCCGACACGTTCGGCACCGGCTTCACCGCCGAAATGCAGACGCCGACCAAGCTCAATGACGGCACGCCGATCGCCTATGCGCTGGCGCTCGTGAATCTCGACCATCATGGCCAGCAGGAAGTCAGCCACAGCGGTTCGACCGGCGGATATCGCGCCTGGATGGCCCGCTATCCGCAGCAGAAGCTCGCCGTATCGCTGCTCTGCAATACCGGCAATGCCGACACGCCGATGCTGGGCCGCGATGTCGCCGACATCTTCCTGCCCGCCTACAAGGCCAAGACCTATACCCCCAAGGGGCCGCTGCCGTCGGGCACCTATGCCGACGGCATGACCGGCTTCCCGGTCCGCTTCGACAGCGACGACAAGGGCAATCTGCGCGCCGACGGCCGGGTGCTGACGCCGGTGGGTCCGGGCCGCTGGGCGCAGCGCGAGGATATCTTCGCCTTTAGCAAGACTGGTCTGACGCTGGAACATCGCGAGGGCGAGAAGATCGCCTATCGCAAGGTCGATGCCGTCACCGCCTTCGACGCCAAGCCCTATGTCGGCCGCTTCTGCGGCGTCGACACCTTCGCCTGCCTCAGCTTCAAGCAGCAGGGCGACACGCTGACCTATAGCGGCCCGCGCTGGTACAACACGCCGCTCAGCCCCGCCTATGCCGACGTCTTCACCGGCGAGGCCGCGCCGGGCGCCGGCCGCATCACCGTCAAGTTCGAACGCGACGCATCGGGCGCGGTCACCGCGCTGCGCTTTGGCGAAGGGCGTGCCTACGACGTCGCCTTCCGCCGCGTCGCCGACTGA
- a CDS encoding TonB-dependent receptor domain-containing protein, whose protein sequence is MRIEDTGFRRLLMAGSAGAALVLSLATAQVAMAQDSTPAADDDAGSIVVTGSRIDRKGFDAPTPTTVVGESELRQGARPSIAQVLNDLPQFRATQSPASTVANTNSSSSAMDLRGLGVTRTLTLLNNRRFTGSSDLNTVPQGLVKRVEIVTGGASAAWGSGAIGGVVNIMLDNDLEGLTIGAQNGVSSRGDGYRYSFDGTFGTHFADGRGHFMIGAEYQNDEGILDRNSRKNVGSANLFSPTTGDHDYILVRDVNSSTTSLGGLITSGTLKGQTFNSDGTLRAFQYGSQISGSTMVGGEGVATNDEYALTNPYQRVNSYARASFEVGDATFWADGSYSRIWAKYPFYAENGTYTLSASNPYLSQSIRDQLAAAGETSIKVGRFFEDYGYRTFGYYRQNVEGAIGVDGSFADGKWRYSAYYSHGENRNMQSYDNQITGANLTAALDAVTDSSGNIVCRTALTDPTTACRPLNILGTGAASQDAIDYVFGNVARVVYTTKLDSAGASLRGDPFSTWAGPVSVAFGAEARWEEQVTNSLDATSAAKGFSRFNFSPLDGGFNVQEAFGEVAIPLLDQPFSKLDVNGAARYSRYSTSGGIWSWKLGVTDRIFDNLLLRVSRSRDIRSGSLAELYTTTTTSFTTVAENGSTYSITRYGGGNANLKPEIGSTLTAGAVFTPTFLPGFNLSVDYYNIKLKDAITSLGAQDVISGCANGNTDLCSQIVRDTAGAPTTIYTTYINLAEYKTAGVDIEASYTLPLSKVSGGLGGTMRFRGLATYVDKVLINDGMTSVDRAGDVGDNVSFGTPHWRATGSINYSSQDVSVDARVRYVGGGKFNHALDIANNDIAARVYVDLGAQVNVDKFTLFANVNNLFDRDPPLTTYGAIHYDTIGRYMTVGAKVRF, encoded by the coding sequence ATGCGTATTGAAGACACTGGATTTCGCCGCCTGCTGATGGCGGGCAGCGCCGGGGCCGCCCTGGTCCTGTCGCTCGCCACGGCGCAGGTCGCCATGGCACAGGACAGCACGCCCGCCGCCGACGATGACGCCGGTTCGATCGTCGTCACCGGTTCGCGCATCGACCGCAAGGGCTTCGACGCGCCGACCCCGACCACCGTCGTGGGCGAGAGCGAACTGCGCCAGGGCGCCCGCCCCAGCATCGCGCAGGTGCTGAACGACCTGCCGCAGTTCCGCGCGACCCAGTCGCCGGCCAGCACCGTAGCCAACACCAACTCCTCCTCCTCGGCGATGGACCTTCGTGGCCTCGGCGTCACCCGCACCCTGACCCTGCTCAACAACCGCCGCTTCACCGGCTCGTCGGACCTCAACACCGTGCCGCAGGGCCTGGTGAAGCGGGTCGAGATCGTCACCGGCGGCGCCAGCGCAGCCTGGGGCTCGGGCGCGATCGGCGGCGTCGTCAACATCATGCTGGACAATGATCTGGAAGGCCTGACCATCGGCGCGCAGAACGGCGTGTCGTCGCGTGGCGACGGCTATCGCTACAGCTTCGACGGCACCTTCGGCACCCATTTCGCCGACGGTCGCGGCCACTTCATGATCGGCGCCGAATATCAGAATGACGAGGGTATTCTCGACCGCAATTCGCGCAAGAATGTCGGCAGCGCCAACCTCTTCTCGCCGACCACGGGCGACCATGACTATATCCTGGTGCGCGACGTCAACAGCTCGACCACCAGCCTGGGCGGCCTGATCACCTCGGGCACGCTCAAGGGCCAGACCTTCAATTCGGACGGCACGCTGCGCGCCTTCCAGTACGGCAGCCAGATCAGCGGCTCGACCATGGTCGGCGGCGAAGGCGTGGCCACCAATGACGAATATGCGCTGACCAACCCCTATCAGCGCGTCAACAGCTATGCCCGCGCCAGCTTCGAGGTTGGCGACGCCACCTTCTGGGCGGACGGCAGCTACAGCCGCATCTGGGCCAAATATCCCTTCTACGCGGAAAACGGCACCTACACCCTGTCGGCCAGCAATCCCTATCTGTCGCAGTCGATCCGCGATCAGCTCGCCGCCGCCGGCGAGACCAGCATCAAGGTCGGCCGCTTCTTCGAGGATTATGGCTATCGCACCTTCGGCTATTATCGCCAGAATGTGGAAGGCGCGATCGGCGTCGATGGCAGCTTCGCGGACGGCAAATGGCGCTATTCGGCCTATTACAGCCATGGCGAAAACCGCAACATGCAGAGCTATGACAACCAGATCACCGGCGCGAACCTGACCGCCGCGCTGGATGCCGTGACCGACAGCAGCGGCAATATCGTCTGCCGCACGGCGCTCACCGATCCGACGACCGCCTGCCGCCCGCTCAACATCCTGGGCACCGGCGCCGCCAGCCAGGACGCGATCGACTATGTGTTCGGCAATGTCGCCCGCGTCGTCTACACCACCAAGCTCGACAGCGCCGGCGCCAGCCTGCGCGGCGACCCCTTCTCCACCTGGGCCGGCCCGGTTTCGGTCGCCTTCGGTGCGGAAGCCCGCTGGGAAGAGCAGGTCACCAACAGCCTCGATGCCACCTCGGCCGCCAAGGGCTTCAGCCGCTTCAACTTCTCGCCGCTCGACGGCGGGTTCAACGTCCAGGAAGCGTTCGGCGAAGTCGCCATCCCGCTACTCGACCAGCCGTTCAGCAAGCTCGATGTCAACGGCGCGGCCCGCTACAGCCGCTACAGCACCAGCGGCGGCATCTGGTCGTGGAAGCTGGGCGTGACCGATCGTATCTTCGACAATCTGCTGCTGCGCGTGTCGCGTTCGCGTGACATCCGCTCGGGCAGCCTGGCGGAACTCTACACCACCACCACGACCAGCTTCACCACGGTCGCGGAAAATGGCAGCACCTACTCGATCACCCGCTATGGCGGCGGCAATGCGAATCTGAAGCCCGAAATCGGCAGCACGCTGACCGCCGGCGCGGTGTTCACGCCGACCTTCCTGCCGGGCTTCAACCTGTCGGTCGACTATTACAACATCAAGCTCAAGGACGCGATCACCTCGCTGGGCGCGCAGGACGTCATCAGCGGTTGCGCCAACGGCAATACCGACCTGTGCAGCCAGATCGTGCGTGACACTGCCGGTGCCCCGACCACCATCTACACCACCTATATCAACCTGGCCGAATACAAAACCGCCGGCGTGGATATCGAGGCCAGCTACACCCTGCCGCTGAGCAAGGTGAGCGGCGGCCTGGGCGGCACGATGCGCTTCCGCGGCCTTGCCACCTATGTCGACAAGGTGCTGATCAACGACGGCATGACCAGCGTCGACCGTGCCGGTGACGTGGGCGACAATGTCAGCTTCGGCACGCCGCACTGGCGCGCCACCGGGTCGATCAACTACAGCAGCCAGGACGTCTCGGTCGACGCCCGCGTCCGCTATGTCGGCGGCGGCAAGTTCAACCATGCGCTGGACATCGCCAATAACGACATCGCCGCCCGCGTCTATGTCGACCTCGGTGCCCAGGTGAATGTCGACAAGTTCACCCTGTTCGCCAACGTCAACAACCTGTTCGACCGCGATCCGCCGCTGACCACCTATGGCGCGATCCACTATGACACGATCGGCCGTTACATGACGGTCGGTGCCAAGGTTCGCTTCTGA
- a CDS encoding LysR family transcriptional regulator, producing MLTVRQIEIFRAVMITKTVSGAARMLGTSQPGLSRMLGHMEDRLQFRLFDRTRGRLVPTQEAGVLFEEIERIYKGFDDLAHVIRRLAKGEDKTFRVGASPSLGHSILPQMLARLSANYPGLTIQFDILSVEQAIDYLALQRGEYALTVFPIDHPNILSSRIGAGRMVCAVPSHHPLADRGRIGVADLAGAQLQSFRPDTPHGRIIADMFARAGQEPDVSTYIRFAETAVAFVANGMGVALVDSFTAMQPHADTVRFLEFEDPGVLPVYINRNMESPRAIIGETFEEIARSAMLALPRPPKP from the coding sequence ATGCTCACGGTTCGACAGATAGAAATTTTCCGCGCCGTCATGATTACCAAGACGGTCAGCGGCGCCGCGCGGATGCTCGGCACGTCCCAGCCCGGCCTCAGCCGGATGCTCGGCCATATGGAAGACCGGCTGCAGTTCCGCCTGTTCGACCGCACCCGCGGCCGACTGGTGCCGACCCAGGAAGCGGGCGTGCTGTTCGAGGAGATCGAACGCATCTACAAGGGCTTCGACGACCTCGCCCATGTCATCCGCCGCCTGGCCAAGGGGGAGGACAAGACCTTTCGCGTCGGCGCATCGCCCTCGCTCGGCCATTCGATCCTGCCCCAGATGCTGGCCCGCCTCAGCGCCAATTATCCCGGCCTCACCATCCAGTTCGACATTCTCTCGGTCGAGCAGGCGATCGATTATCTCGCGCTCCAGCGCGGCGAATATGCGCTGACCGTCTTTCCGATCGACCATCCCAACATCCTGTCAAGCCGGATCGGCGCCGGGCGCATGGTCTGCGCCGTGCCCAGCCATCATCCGCTGGCGGATCGCGGCCGGATCGGCGTGGCCGACCTTGCCGGCGCGCAACTGCAATCCTTCCGCCCCGACACGCCCCATGGCCGGATCATCGCCGACATGTTCGCCCGCGCCGGGCAGGAGCCGGACGTTTCCACCTATATACGCTTCGCCGAAACCGCGGTCGCCTTCGTCGCGAACGGCATGGGCGTGGCGCTGGTCGACAGCTTCACCGCGATGCAGCCCCATGCCGACACCGTCCGCTTCCTGGAATTTGAAGACCCCGGCGTGCTTCCGGTCTATATCAACCGCAATATGGAATCGCCGCGCGCCATCATCGGCGAAACCTTCGAGGAGATTGCCCGCAGTGCGATGCTCGCCCTGCCGCGCCCGCCAAAGCCATAA
- a CDS encoding MFS transporter, giving the protein MASYSATGSVSVRPYVTVDGQAAPVASDSLWTARQILVVAICFILNMLDGMDVLILSYIAPALSTDWQVTPERLGVVFSAGLAGMAAGGLLIAPMADRFGRRKLILASLVMMAGAMFGSAMAANIGELIVSRFIVGIGIGTVLASMAALTAEYAPPRHRTFAVGFLQAGYPVGATITGFVVANLLPIYGWQAMLLGAAILCTLSLPFVWLLLPESIDFLLTRQPKGALEKANRLLRSMGQPAVDTLPARKVHEANKAGVRGLLTDGRATGTILLWMATISGFMTLYFVISWIPKLAVEAGLPAKDAIYAGAIYNIGAFVGVTLIGIAGTHFDLRRLILSYMSAAAVTLVLFGSVAMPLVATLATAFLIGVFVQGGFNGCYPLAASLYPPEARGTGIGWAMGVGRIGAVIGPMLGGFLLAAKVSLPVIFGVFAVPAVIAGICAAMIRLPKAD; this is encoded by the coding sequence ATGGCCAGCTATTCCGCCACCGGCAGCGTGTCCGTGCGGCCCTATGTGACCGTTGACGGCCAGGCTGCGCCTGTCGCGTCGGACAGCCTATGGACGGCGCGCCAGATACTGGTCGTCGCCATCTGCTTCATCCTCAACATGCTCGACGGCATGGACGTGCTGATCCTGTCCTATATCGCCCCCGCCCTGTCGACCGACTGGCAGGTGACGCCCGAACGGCTGGGCGTGGTGTTCAGCGCCGGGCTGGCCGGCATGGCCGCCGGCGGCCTGCTGATCGCGCCGATGGCCGACAGGTTCGGCCGCCGCAAGCTGATCCTCGCGTCGCTGGTGATGATGGCCGGCGCCATGTTCGGCTCGGCCATGGCCGCCAATATCGGCGAACTGATCGTCAGCCGCTTCATCGTCGGCATCGGCATCGGCACGGTGCTGGCCAGCATGGCGGCGCTGACCGCCGAATATGCCCCGCCCCGGCATCGCACCTTCGCGGTCGGCTTCCTCCAGGCCGGTTATCCGGTCGGCGCCACCATCACCGGCTTCGTCGTCGCCAACCTGCTGCCCATTTACGGCTGGCAGGCGATGCTGCTGGGCGCGGCAATCCTCTGCACCCTGTCCCTGCCCTTCGTCTGGCTGCTGCTGCCCGAAAGCATCGACTTTCTGCTGACCCGCCAGCCCAAGGGCGCGCTGGAAAAGGCCAACCGCCTGCTCCGCTCGATGGGCCAGCCGGCGGTCGATACGCTGCCCGCCAGGAAGGTGCATGAAGCCAACAAGGCCGGCGTGCGCGGCCTGCTGACCGACGGCCGCGCGACCGGCACCATCCTGCTGTGGATGGCCACCATCTCGGGCTTCATGACGCTCTATTTCGTCATCAGCTGGATTCCCAAGCTGGCGGTCGAGGCCGGCCTGCCGGCCAAGGACGCCATCTATGCCGGCGCCATCTACAATATCGGCGCCTTTGTCGGCGTGACCCTGATCGGCATCGCCGGCACCCATTTCGACCTGCGCCGCCTGATCCTGAGCTATATGTCGGCCGCCGCCGTCACGCTGGTCCTGTTCGGATCGGTCGCCATGCCGCTGGTCGCGACGCTCGCCACCGCCTTCCTGATCGGCGTCTTCGTCCAGGGCGGCTTCAACGGCTGCTACCCGCTCGCCGCCAGCCTCTATCCGCCCGAAGCACGCGGCACCGGCATCGGCTGGGCCATGGGCGTCGGCCGGATCGGCGCGGTGATCGGGCCGATGCTGGGCGGCTTCCTGCTCGCGGCGAAAGTCTCGCTGCCTGTCATCTTCGGTGTCTTCGCGGTGCCGGCCGTCATCGCGGGCATCTGCGCCGCGATGATCCGCCTGCCCAAGGCCGACTGA